A segment of the Bufo bufo chromosome 5, aBufBuf1.1, whole genome shotgun sequence genome:
CCATTGGCCATTGCAGGTCAGAAATGGAATTGCTGGAGGAAGGCATTGTCTCCAATGGCTCTATAATGGCAGGTCTGTGGTCAGGAGCGGAACTACCACTGGGATCTGGTACAAATTTCCTGACACTGGCCAGCATAaggacattgggggtcatttattaagacctctaCACCTCTAACTTCGTCACATCCACCACCGCTCTAAATCTACGCCAACAAGGAAGCACAGGCGAAGAATatgatgataaatgagatgggcctggcgGCCCGCCCCCTTCCCTGCTCGCATCAGACcccctttttagacctggcatgagcggggaaaagtatatatattgggggtcatttactgatATACGCCAGTTTCTGGCAGATATCTGTCGCAGAGTGTGGAGCAAAGGCTATgttttccctgctcatgccaggtctaaaaaagttgtGTGGGCAGGGcgccaggcccgtctcatttataattttctatgcctgttttacgcATAAAAAATGTTCTAAGCTGGGATAGATTTAGACCgcagtggatgcgccaaagttctgTAGACgcctgcacctctacataacttctgcgGATCCAgagcaggggttattaagaccggcgtctaaaatgccggtcttaataagggaCCGCCATTGTCTGGTTTGTTGTCCGATTAATTTTAGCGGTCTGGTTTGGGTTCTGAATGAATTTTGGGATGTTTTAAGTGTCATTTTTGAGTGCTGATCTCAATTCATTTAGGGTCTGGTCAGGTTTTTCCACCAAATAATACATTTCTGATGTAAATAAttcaacaaagtttgaaaaatgtaaagaTGATCTACATTGTTGGTGCTCAGCTTAGACCTTCACCTGATTGCAGACCCAGATAAGCagatctttaataaaactatctgATTACCCCGATttatggtatatacagtcaggtccataaatattgggacatcgacacaattctcagatttttggctctatacaccaccacaatgtatttcaaatgaaatgaacaagatgtgctttaactgcagactgtcagctttaatttgagggtatttacatccaaatcaggtgaacggtgtaggaattacaacagtctgcatatgtgcctcccacttgttaagggaccaaaagtaatgggacaattggcttctcagctgttccatggcccagtgtgtgttattccctcattattccaattacaatgagcagataaaaggtccagagttcatttcaagtgtgctatttgcatttggaatctgttgctgtcaactctcaagatgagatccaaagagctgtcactatcagtgaagcaagccatcattaggctgaaaaaagaaaagaaacccatcagagagatggcaaaaacattaggcgcggccaaaacaactgtttggaacattcttaaaaagaaggaacaccaaAAGTCCCggtagaccacggaaaacaactgtggtggatgacagaagaattctttccctggtgaagaaaacactcttcacaacagttggccagatcaagaacactctccaggaggtaggtgtatgtgtgtcaaagtcaacaatcaagagaagacttcaccagagtgaatacagagggttcaccacaagatgtaaaacattggtgagcctcaaaaacaggaaggccagattagagtttgccaaacaacatctaaaaaagccttcacagttctggaacaacatcctatggacagatgaaaccaagatcaacttgtaccagagtgatgggaagagaggagtatggagaaggaacgaaactgctcatgatcctaagcataccacctcatcagtgaagcatggtggtggtagtgtcatggcgtgggcatgtatggctgccaaaggaactggttctcttgtattttttgatgatgtgactgctgacaaaagcagcaggatgaattctgaagtgtttcgggcaatattatctgctcatattcagccaaattcttcaggactcattggacggcgcttcacagtgcagatggacaatgacccaaagcatactgcaaaagcaaccaaagagttttttaagggaaagaagtggaatgttatgcaatggccaagtcaatcacctatactgaatccgattgagcatgcatttcacttgctgaagacaaaactgaagggaaaatgccgcaagaacaagcaggaactgaagacagttgcagtagaggcctggcagagcatcaccagggatgaaacccagtgtctggtgatttctatgcgttccagacttcaggctgtaattgactgcaaaggatttgcaaccaagtattaaaaagtgaatatttgatttatgattattattctgtcccattacttttggtcccttaacaagtgggaggcacatatgcaaactgttgtaattcctgtcgTAATTTGTTTCATttgaaatacattgtggtggtgtatagagccaaaaatgttagaattgtgtcaatgtcccaatatttatggaccttactgtatATATAGAATTTGCCATACAAGTCTGAAAGGTGGAGGCCCAGCAGATGGCTGTTTTTGCAACTGTACTGCTATTGTCAAGGTGCAAAAAGGACAGATCTTACAGATAGGCTATCAATGTGGTCAGACAGGGAACTGAAAGAGAATCTCACATTTTTAGAGCAATGCAAATATTAATTCACATAGATGTGGTCAAAGTAATATTCCCATGTGGAAACCATTCCAATCACAGTAAGATATCTTTGAATATAAGTATCCTACAGACTAATGTTTCACTACTAGAACTGATTGTTCCACTACTACCGATTAGGGCCAAGGCTGCCTTTAGATAAGCTGGCCTTGTGACCATTAGCCAAGAATCACATCATGCCTGAAGAGCTATTGATAGAGGCTGGAAAATACCCATCCAGTAGGATTGGCCATCAGCCTTGTAGGCAAAGACATTAATAAAAGTGACCCATCTCACTAAATATTGGTATATGTCACATAGTGTATGGAGACAGCTTTAGGCTAAACCCTTTATTAATGTGATTCAGATAAAGCTCGATACCTCAGTAGGATAATAGAGGGGCATCCACCAATCAAGGATCACCCCCTTCCTTAGCTCGTCTATGCAAAGCCCCCAGTAACTGTGAAGACAATACATGGCCATTCATTTCAAAGAGCATTTTATTATGCTTCCATTATTCCTCCAGAATTATCACCCACAGGGGCCCCTGGTGAAGATAGAGGACCATTCTATCACATGGGGACCCTGGGGATGTTGGCATTGGATTTCTTTCAAAGAGACTGTAAGAATGTAATATATCCAATATGCACTGGCTATTATTACATATCTGATACTatcccatatatatatttatctgtaTGGTTTCAGTCAGTGCAGGGATCCCATTGCCTTACTATGTCGACTGCTTTGGGTAATATTCTACATATATGACAGTATATCTTCTATAAACCAGTTATTCTTTTATATCATCTATTCACAACATCCCCAGCTTACCTACAGGCACTTCCCTCACCACATAAACGTATCTGCCCCATATTTATTTTCTCAATCGAACAGCAGAACTACCAAAATCCTAGTAGATCACCTATGTACAAAATTCCCATTAGAAGTGGTAATTCTGGGCAATGCGGTGCAGTCTGCACACGGACATGCAGTAATAGAAGAGCAGATGGTGGAGTAATGAGGTAGGACACAAACATTCATGACGTCTTCTATACACATAACAAAGACATCAGGTAAGACAATGTGGCCACTACCTACCGCAATATCTGCAGCTATATAGTATGCTGCGGTCTAGACCACAAAACGCCCCAGAAAATGTaccgtatgtaaaaaaaaaaaacacgcaagCTGCAGTTCATAATGTATTCTGCAGCTCAAGCTCAGGGTTAGTAACAGATATTTGGTTCGGAGGATTACATATAGGCAATGATCAAACCAGCTATTTGGTCCCATTTCATAAAAATGAGGAAGAAAATGAGGGTTAGTCATTATACCGTAGATCTCGATTTAACGCAGTGACCATCAATTATGGTTGAGAGCTCTCCCTCGATAATGCCTCCTTTGTAACACCACCCTTCACATGGCTTAATGTGTTCAATGAAGAAAAGTCCATGAAAATGTACCAATTCCAGGACACCCATCACCAGCCTTATATTCCCAGTCTTGTTTGTACTAAACTTGCAGTATAATGAGGAAGACATGCATTATTGATAGCCCCAACAGGCTTCTACGTTATGATTACCAGTGCCTGGCCTGTCTCATTATCACAACTGGACATGATATCTGCTGTATAAAATGTACCGTATGTATGACATGAACAGGAATGAATGGAAACCAGTATGGGTTAAACCTGCACATTGATGTCACCAGTGATAAACGTGCCTCTACATAAATATCCCTTTGGGCACCATAACCTCAACCTCTCAAGCAGATGTGATCTGAAAATAAGTGACAAAGGCTAGACATTAAATTAAAATCTGAGGTCAGCGAATGGTCACTGACTAATCACAATCTTCTGAAGCTCAGCGAATATTGGAGAACAATGCTCAGGGCCCAATATCACATTAGCACTAAGAAACATGAATTCTTTTCTCTGTGGTCCCACCTGCCTTTACCCCTTTTCTTTCTGGCCACAGTCAATGATAAaggaagatgatgatgatgatgagcatCAAATAGGTTGGATTGGCTTTAAAGGCTCGCTTTTCACCTGTAAAGGCTGCCATATTGTATAGATGCTTCACAATGACCTGCATTAGGGATGACAATTCAACCACTGGAAACCTCTATGAAGGTTGGGACCAATAATGGTGTGTGAAACCAGCTGGAGTACTTTAGGTTACCATATACTGAAGTCCTAGTGATGTCTATCAGTATTGTCCTTAAAGACTATTAAACATATGGATAAGCAAGTGTGGATCATTTAGGAAAGCTACAGTTGATCATggttaccaccaccaccacagaaaTTCGAAGATGGGTACCCAGAACTTACCTGCCCTTTAACTAGGCTGGCTGCAAACTGTCTCATGACTGCTTCAACCGTGTAGGCACTGGACCATCCCCTGGGAGTTAGAAGCTCCATGCATATAGCTCCACCATCCAGCACATAGCCATTCTCCAACCTGGGGCTCAGCACCCTCATGAAGGGTGGCGAGAAAGGAAAGTTGTCCGGGAAGGTAAGGTTGAGCAAGATGTACTCTGTGTTGGTCTCCTTCATGTCCTGCCACAGGGTGGAGTCCTTGTCCACCTGGTGCAGCTTGACGTTCCAGTCGAAGAGACTGTCATCCACCAGCTCCACCGAGATGAAGTGGTCGCTCAGTTTGCGGATGTCTTGGAGTTCCTTCATCAGCCGCCTGCTCCTCACCTGGGTGCAGTGCTGCCTGTTGGGGGGCAGGAGGGGCTGCAGTGAGGAGCCCCCGGTTGGCTTGTTGCCCCCACCTGCACTGCAGCCGCCACCTTGCTGTTTGGACTCCTTTGTGATCGTGGGGGTGCTGGTTTCTTTGGCACTGTTCTTCTCCTTGCCCCCGGCGGTGCCGTGCTTGTCCTTATGGCACTGCTCGTTCTTTTTGCCCTTGATATCGGCCTGGGTGAGTATGCCCTCCGTGGTGTTACTG
Coding sequences within it:
- the UBE2QL1 gene encoding ubiquitin-conjugating enzyme E2Q-like protein 1, whose protein sequence is MATLLRKIGLIRLHDRDTEDPKHHHHHHHHRSQQGSLKKGKNSSNKQQGGSAGGGSGGSSGGGSGGCCSNTTEGILTQADIKGKKNEQCHKDKHGTAGGKEKNSAKETSTPTITKESKQQGGGCSAGGGNKPTGGSSLQPLLPPNRQHCTQVRSRRLMKELQDIRKLSDHFISVELVDDSLFDWNVKLHQVDKDSTLWQDMKETNTEYILLNLTFPDNFPFSPPFMRVLSPRLENGYVLDGGAICMELLTPRGWSSAYTVEAVMRQFAASLVKGQGRICRKAGKSKKAFSRKEAEATFKSLVKTHEKYGWVTPPVSDG